The proteins below are encoded in one region of Peptoniphilus sp. GNH:
- a CDS encoding FAD-binding oxidoreductase, which produces MLNKVNEEVVAKIQEVVSGKVYFGETINPDYFRDEMPIYGTAKPDVVVDVHSAEEVSAIMKICNEYKVPVLARGAGSGIVGAAVAHSGGVMLNMQTFNKILSYDLDNFLVTVEPGVLLEDLDQDARKRGFFYAPDPGERYATLGGNVSTNAGGMRAVKYGTTRDAVQSIEMVLPTGEIMEFGGHTRKTSSGYNIKELIVGSEGTLGIITKLTLKILPVPPYDLSLVVPFKTLDDAAAAVPKIFMAHIHPQSCEFLPIDMVLFSEEYLGRTTFQHSIDGQDIGAYLLIRFDGNNEDELMEIAEKTAEVLMENEGLDAFIADTPDKKAQAWAARAAMYEALVQQFKLLDECDVAVPISKIPEFMDTVKESAKKYDFYVQYVGHCGDGNIHVFAVSNDMAEDEFKKQVDEWMYTLYTKAYAVGGVLSGEHGVGSGKKKFLEEYEGKDKIELMRRIKKAFDPNGILNPGKVI; this is translated from the coding sequence ATGTTAAACAAGGTAAATGAAGAAGTCGTTGCTAAGATTCAAGAAGTTGTTTCCGGTAAAGTATATTTTGGGGAAACTATAAATCCTGACTATTTCAGAGATGAAATGCCGATTTATGGTACAGCAAAACCGGATGTGGTAGTAGATGTACATAGTGCTGAAGAAGTTTCAGCAATAATGAAAATTTGTAATGAGTATAAGGTTCCAGTATTAGCAAGAGGAGCTGGATCAGGTATCGTAGGCGCAGCAGTAGCACATAGCGGCGGTGTTATGCTCAATATGCAAACTTTCAACAAAATTTTAAGTTATGATTTGGATAATTTCTTGGTTACAGTTGAGCCAGGAGTGCTTTTGGAAGATTTGGATCAAGATGCAAGGAAAAGAGGATTTTTCTATGCACCTGATCCTGGCGAAAGATATGCAACCTTGGGTGGCAATGTTTCGACAAATGCTGGTGGTATGAGAGCTGTAAAATATGGTACTACTCGTGATGCTGTTCAAAGTATCGAGATGGTTCTGCCAACAGGTGAAATTATGGAATTTGGCGGTCACACCAGAAAGACATCTTCAGGCTATAATATCAAGGAACTAATCGTAGGTTCAGAAGGTACTTTGGGAATAATAACTAAACTTACATTAAAGATTTTGCCAGTGCCACCATATGATTTATCTTTGGTTGTTCCTTTTAAAACTTTAGACGATGCTGCAGCAGCAGTGCCTAAGATTTTCATGGCTCACATCCATCCTCAATCATGTGAATTTTTGCCAATTGATATGGTTTTATTTAGCGAAGAATACCTTGGAAGGACTACTTTCCAACACAGTATTGACGGACAAGATATAGGCGCTTATTTGCTTATAAGATTTGACGGCAACAATGAAGATGAGCTCATGGAAATTGCTGAAAAGACAGCAGAAGTTTTGATGGAAAATGAAGGTCTAGATGCATTTATAGCTGATACACCTGATAAAAAGGCTCAAGCATGGGCTGCCAGAGCTGCTATGTATGAAGCACTTGTTCAACAATTCAAATTGCTTGATGAATGTGACGTTGCTGTTCCAATTTCAAAAATACCTGAATTTATGGACACAGTTAAAGAATCTGCAAAGAAATATGATTTCTATGTTCAATATGTAGGCCATTGCGGAGATGGTAATATCCACGTATTTGCAGTTTCTAACGACATGGCAGAAGATGAATTTAAAAAGCAAGTAGATGAATGGATGTATACTCTTTACACCAAGGCTTATGCTGTTGGCGGAGTCCTTTCTGGTGAACATGGAGTTGGTTCAGGCAAGAAGAAGTTCCTTGAAGAATACGAAGGAAAAGACAAAATTGAATTAATGAGAAGAATTAAAAAGGCATTTGACCCTAACGGAATTTTGAATCCTGGTAAAGTAATATGA
- a CDS encoding sodium-dependent transporter: protein MKKNLFKSKWGFILTTVGSAVGMANVWGFPYIMTQNGGGAFIIVYLLFISLFSYVGLSSEYAAGRFASTGTLGAYEKVWGQRGLGKFGKALGFLPLLGSLCIAIGYAVIISYVFKSLWQALTGSLFQVVPEDWFASFSQNNFSVISYHFLVIAITLLTCFKGATSIEKANKIMMPLFFILFVILAIRVYFLPGAIAGYAHMFKPDFSLLKEPNVWVRAMGQAFFSLSITGSGMIVCGAYLPKNEDIVSGAKKTAFFDTLAAMVAALVMIPALFSFSENPQGGPGLLFVTLPNILKSIEGGRIFAIFLYLAVLFGGISSLQNMFEVVCESLIHNFKGLTRPRALVLIGLITFLPGLFMEPIGGVAGAIMGGWGPWMDLVSIYIIPLGASFGAFSFFWIMKKQDLLEEINTGAKKRAGNFWYYLGKYVYVPAAIILCFIALYFKIAF from the coding sequence ATGAAGAAGAATTTGTTTAAATCAAAGTGGGGTTTTATACTTACTACGGTAGGATCTGCTGTGGGCATGGCAAATGTGTGGGGCTTTCCATATATAATGACTCAAAATGGCGGGGGTGCCTTTATAATTGTATATTTGTTGTTTATTTCGCTTTTTTCTTATGTGGGTCTTTCTTCTGAATATGCTGCAGGTAGATTTGCATCGACTGGCACCTTGGGTGCTTATGAAAAAGTTTGGGGTCAAAGAGGCCTTGGAAAATTCGGAAAGGCACTTGGATTTTTGCCGCTTTTAGGGTCTTTGTGCATTGCCATAGGATATGCTGTAATAATTTCCTATGTGTTTAAGTCCTTGTGGCAAGCCTTGACCGGAAGTCTTTTCCAAGTTGTGCCCGAAGATTGGTTCGCATCATTTTCGCAAAATAATTTTTCGGTTATTAGCTATCATTTTTTGGTTATAGCCATCACTCTTTTGACTTGCTTTAAGGGGGCGACTTCCATAGAAAAGGCCAACAAAATTATGATGCCCTTATTTTTTATTTTATTCGTAATTTTAGCTATTAGAGTTTACTTTTTACCGGGAGCTATCGCAGGTTATGCTCATATGTTTAAACCAGATTTTAGTCTTTTAAAAGAGCCAAATGTATGGGTAAGAGCCATGGGTCAGGCCTTTTTCTCCTTGTCCATAACGGGCTCGGGGATGATAGTTTGCGGGGCATACTTGCCCAAAAACGAAGATATAGTCTCGGGAGCTAAAAAGACAGCTTTTTTTGACACTCTTGCTGCCATGGTCGCTGCTCTTGTCATGATACCAGCCTTGTTTTCATTTTCTGAAAATCCTCAAGGGGGGCCAGGACTTTTATTTGTAACTTTGCCGAATATCTTGAAAAGTATAGAAGGGGGCAGAATCTTTGCCATATTTTTGTACTTGGCTGTGCTTTTTGGGGGGATATCTTCCCTACAAAATATGTTTGAGGTAGTTTGCGAGTCCTTGATTCATAATTTCAAAGGACTTACTAGGCCCAGGGCTCTTGTTCTTATTGGACTTATAACCTTTTTGCCGGGTCTATTTATGGAACCAATAGGAGGCGTAGCCGGTGCAATAATGGGAGGCTGGGGACCTTGGATGGATCTAGTTTCTATTTATATAATTCCTTTGGGAGCAAGTTTTGGCGCTTTTTCATTTTTCTGGATAATGAAAAAGCAAGATCTCTTGGAGGAAATAAACACCGGAGCTAAAAAAAGAGCAGGGAATTTTTGGTACTATTTGGGAAAATATGTATATGTACCCGCTGCCATAATCCTTTGCTTTATTGCTCTTTATTTTAAGATTGCATTTTAA
- the trxB gene encoding thioredoxin-disulfide reductase — MYDLIIIGAGPGGLTAAMYASRAKLKTLVLEKAVEGGQISGTAEVENYPGIEFIDGMSLGSVMKDQAVKFGAEFEYATVEQVDLDGKVKKVMTDGETFETKTIIIASGAEPRQMGVAGEKEFKGRGISYCATCDAAFYQDLPVYVIGGGDSAVDEALFIAKFAKEVYIVHRRDELRASKDLQDRAKNTANIKFIWDSVVEEIRGDKIVDELVLKNLKTGEVTHISGKEEPFGVFVFIGNVAQTKLVEGKLKLDKGYIVTDDEMRTNIDGVYAVGDVRKKTVRQVVTAAGDGAIAAINAQRYIDSMEGTLYEGLK; from the coding sequence ATGTACGATTTAATTATAATTGGAGCAGGGCCTGGTGGACTAACAGCCGCCATGTATGCGTCAAGGGCAAAACTCAAGACCTTAGTTTTGGAAAAGGCTGTCGAAGGAGGACAAATTTCCGGGACTGCTGAAGTTGAAAATTATCCGGGCATTGAATTTATAGACGGCATGAGCCTTGGAAGTGTCATGAAGGATCAGGCTGTGAAATTTGGAGCGGAGTTTGAATATGCTACTGTGGAGCAGGTAGATTTGGATGGCAAGGTTAAGAAAGTCATGACTGATGGGGAGACTTTTGAAACTAAGACGATAATTATTGCAAGTGGAGCTGAGCCAAGACAAATGGGTGTTGCTGGAGAAAAGGAATTCAAGGGAAGGGGAATTTCTTATTGTGCGACTTGTGATGCTGCCTTCTACCAAGATTTGCCTGTCTATGTAATTGGCGGAGGAGATTCTGCAGTTGATGAGGCGCTTTTTATAGCCAAGTTTGCAAAAGAGGTCTACATCGTGCATAGAAGAGATGAGCTAAGGGCTTCTAAGGACTTGCAAGATAGGGCCAAAAATACAGCTAATATCAAGTTCATTTGGGACAGTGTTGTTGAAGAAATAAGGGGCGACAAGATTGTAGATGAACTTGTACTCAAAAATTTAAAGACTGGAGAAGTAACTCATATTTCTGGCAAGGAAGAACCTTTTGGAGTTTTTGTCTTTATTGGAAATGTAGCCCAAACAAAGCTTGTGGAAGGAAAGCTCAAGCTAGACAAGGGCTATATAGTAACTGATGATGAGATGAGGACAAATATAGATGGGGTTTATGCAGTGGGCGATGTAAGAAAAAAGACTGTTCGCCAAGTGGTTACTGCCGCAGGAGATGGAGCTATTGCCGCAATAAACGCTCAAAGATATATAGACAGTATGGAGGGGACTCTCTACGAAGGCTTAAAATAA
- a CDS encoding DUF2207 domain-containing protein, with protein sequence MKKLIRFIYVSLLAIFIFMSPAYCLSLENWDSKISLDRSGTLHVIESIDYDPKGYLNGVFRTLNVNPKEEFDLVSISVDGKEISLADKPKKGDKDVFSLSKDDKQIKIKVFKPGKNTFQVKYDYKIKNTINTGKDFDFLKYRVYDKTKDKVKNFSCEIHLEGLDKKVETLSNFDFKSENDLSFSTREADKNKALEFSLIFPKSSFTTYKNHYDLEKQDYIKSYKEELEKNIKKDEERKIILTYGIQGLLALLLLLFLFRYKKIKKKAQASSKKLGHLMPLSPCLASFLTQGSAYANPALFASLLDLERRGFIKIYEEDYITAKSHKKKKNYIFKKIKDDGISKNEKKLFEILFENSDVFESKNINSERAQSPDSFYSKMTTWIKSVNEELTDLGLKPEGSSHYIYAVLSIFVAIAAITNTGFSISIASYKALPSSIFLFVLALYLAYNFLSINTPLGYEQLDYWSKLAKALKQTAKAESEIDLIKSHKEEMLLYRIALGMDYDSNLKFAEAQAINTSSFLPLYWIVTSKRNSLMQESISRSFTGSDSISGAGFSPSSSSGGSATGGGSTGGF encoded by the coding sequence ATGAAAAAATTAATTAGATTTATATATGTAAGCCTGTTAGCAATTTTTATTTTTATGAGCCCAGCCTATTGCCTCAGCTTAGAAAATTGGGACTCCAAAATAAGCCTAGATAGGTCTGGCACCCTTCATGTGATAGAAAGTATAGACTATGATCCCAAAGGCTATTTAAACGGTGTTTTTAGGACTCTAAATGTCAATCCTAAGGAGGAGTTTGACCTCGTATCTATAAGTGTAGACGGAAAAGAAATAAGCCTTGCAGACAAGCCCAAAAAAGGCGACAAGGACGTATTTTCTCTAAGTAAAGATGACAAGCAAATAAAAATTAAAGTTTTCAAACCGGGCAAAAATACCTTTCAAGTAAAATATGATTACAAAATTAAAAACACCATCAACACTGGCAAAGACTTTGATTTTTTAAAATACAGAGTTTATGACAAGACCAAGGATAAAGTAAAAAATTTCAGCTGTGAAATTCATCTAGAAGGTCTTGATAAAAAGGTAGAGACCCTTTCAAATTTCGATTTCAAATCAGAAAATGACTTGAGCTTTTCGACAAGAGAAGCAGACAAAAACAAGGCTCTGGAATTTTCTTTAATCTTTCCTAAATCATCCTTTACAACTTATAAAAATCACTACGACTTAGAAAAACAAGACTATATCAAGTCCTATAAGGAAGAACTTGAAAAAAATATAAAAAAAGATGAGGAAAGAAAAATCATCTTGACCTACGGCATCCAGGGTCTTCTCGCTCTTTTATTGCTCCTTTTTCTTTTCAGATACAAGAAAATCAAAAAAAAGGCCCAAGCATCCAGCAAAAAACTCGGCCACCTCATGCCCCTATCCCCCTGCTTGGCAAGCTTTTTGACCCAGGGTTCTGCCTATGCCAACCCCGCCCTTTTTGCAAGCCTTTTAGACTTGGAAAGGCGTGGCTTTATCAAAATTTATGAAGAAGATTATATCACAGCCAAAAGCCATAAAAAGAAAAAAAATTACATCTTCAAAAAAATCAAAGACGATGGCATCTCCAAGAACGAGAAAAAACTTTTTGAAATACTCTTTGAAAATTCCGATGTGTTTGAAAGCAAAAATATAAACTCAGAAAGAGCTCAAAGCCCCGATAGCTTTTACTCGAAAATGACAACATGGATAAAATCAGTTAATGAGGAGTTGACAGATCTTGGCCTAAAACCAGAAGGCTCATCCCACTACATCTACGCTGTCCTTAGCATATTTGTTGCAATCGCAGCCATAACAAACACCGGATTTTCAATATCAATAGCATCCTATAAGGCTCTGCCTTCTAGCATCTTTCTCTTTGTCTTGGCCCTTTATCTCGCATATAACTTTTTGTCAATCAACACACCTCTCGGCTATGAACAGTTAGACTATTGGAGTAAGCTTGCAAAGGCCCTAAAGCAAACAGCTAAGGCCGAAAGCGAGATAGACTTAATAAAAAGCCACAAGGAAGAAATGTTACTTTATAGAATCGCCCTTGGTATGGACTATGATTCCAACCTAAAATTTGCAGAAGCTCAAGCTATAAATACTTCAAGCTTTTTGCCCCTCTATTGGATAGTAACTAGCAAGAGAAATTCTCTCATGCAAGAAAGCATCTCTAGAAGCTTCACAGGCTCAGACTCAATAAGCGGCGCAGGCTTTTCACCTTCTAGCTCCTCAGGCGGAAGTGCAACAGGTGGCGGCTCTACTGGTGGTTTTTGA